The sequence GAACGTGCTCGAGCCAcgttaataatttaaaagtgttaataaacaaaaagacaaaacaggttttttgtctcgtctattttgtttacattttttatttttttattttattttattttattttgtttatttatttatttttattttatttatttttttgctgatctgaaaaatgatccgatccgtgaGTTTTTTGATTCGTTGCACCtctagtaagcgagaagttcccggatgcatactagattctctgaaatgttggttatgcatcatgaggtcacgaCTCATACTCAAACTGTTCGAGCTCATGAAGTCGATCAGAACCGGACTCTAACCTGAGCTCATGTTCTGTTCTGTCAGGCCGAACAGCGTGGACGACCTGCTGAGGCTCGCCAGACGCTTCGACTTCAACATGTTCCATCAGGATGACGACGAGGAGGACGTTCAGAACCATCTGTCGCCTCCTGGAGACCCTCAGCCGGACCCCCGGCCccatctggatctgcagctgGAGGACGACCTGGACTTCCTGTTTGATGGGCCCACTCAGCACCTGAGCCGGGCCTTGAGTCAGCCGACTCAGGTCAAAGCCGCGCTGCCCTCGGCTCCCGCAGAGGCTCATGGGAAACCGCCGGCGTCCCGTCAGGGTCCGGGTTCTGCGCCCGAGTTCCAGGACGACTGGGAAGACGACGACCTGCTGAACGACTCTCTGGTGCTGGAGATCACCCAGAACCCACAGAACTTCATGTCCCCGAAGCTCTGCTCCACCCAGAAACCGGCCGGTCAGAGTCCGAGGGGAGCGGCCGCCCCGGTCGGCGCCGCGGTTCGGGTCGGGTCCAGAACCGGGAAGGAAAACCTGAGGCCGAGAGCGACGTTCCAACTGCAGCCGGGCTCCGACTTCTCCGAGAGAAGAACCTCTGCTGAGACCGGGCCCACGCAGACCGGGCCCACATGGACCGGGCCCATGCAGACCGGGCCTCAGCGGACCGGGCCCACATGGACCGGGCCTCAGCGGACCGGGCCAACGCGGACCGGGCCCACGCAGCCCGGGCCAACGCAGACCGGGCCTCAGCGGACCGGGCCCACGCAGACCGGGCCAACGCAGACCGGGCCTCAGCGGACCGGGCCAACGCGGACCGGGCCTCAGCGGACCGGGCCCACGCAGACCGGGCCAACGCAGACCGGGCCTCAGCGGACCGGGCCAACGCAGACCGGGCCTCAGCGGACCGGTCCATGTTGGCCCGGTCCCACATGGACCGGGCCCACGCAGCCCGGGCCAACGCGGACCGGGCCTCAGCGGACCGGGCCAACGCAGACCGCGCCCACGCAGACCGGGCCTCAGCGGACCGGGCCAACATGGACCGGGCCAACGCGGATCGGGCCAACGCGGACCGGGCCAACACTACAGTCAAACTCGGGGGAACCAGAACCGCAGAGGAGTTCTGCTGCTGCTCAGAACTTTCCAAATGAACCCGACGCGGTTTCGTCCGTCGTCGACTTCCTGGACGACGACCTGGACTCGCTCTTCTCATCGGACCCGATCTGGGACGACCCGGCTGACGACGACCTGCTGTGTGAAATGTGCGAGGACCTGGAGAACCAGGTCCAAACCGCGAGTCCCGTGTCCACCAAACAGACTCGTGGTACCTCCAACCAGAGGCCGCCTCTGCAGCCGATCCACAGAACCAGCGACAACCGGACGCACACGCCGCCCGCCGCCTCCGGCCCGGTCTCCGGTCCTGTTGGTCCAGCTTCTGGTCCGGGCGGTCCGGCCTCTCAGGTGAAGCAGCCGTTCCGATTCACTCAAACAAAAACTGTCTCAGGATCAGAGAGCAGCGGCCAATCAGCAGCGCCGAA is a genomic window of Odontesthes bonariensis isolate fOdoBon6 chromosome 4, fOdoBon6.hap1, whole genome shotgun sequence containing:
- the etaa1a gene encoding ewing's tumor-associated antigen 1, which produces MNGGRGIFDPSPLEPQTVKAPRANRLSRSLRQTQAAPAEVASPRSQRAEFKSPTRVPGSKAAGVFSAESPHTDSDFQQDIVWDATSPSPRRPGKKGKKHAAGVVNISEIVSRIAPKHGRPQASEPTLQQWIGDSATIPCTPDVQPPRAKKKSPRPNSVDDLLRLARRFDFNMFHQDDDEEDVQNHLSPPGDPQPDPRPHLDLQLEDDLDFLFDGPTQHLSRALSQPTQVKAALPSAPAEAHGKPPASRQGPGSAPEFQDDWEDDDLLNDSLVLEITQNPQNFMSPKLCSTQKPAGQSPRGAAAPVGAAVRVGSRTGKENLRPRATFQLQPGSDFSERRTSAETGPTQTGPTWTGPMQTGPQRTGPTWTGPQRTGPTRTGPTQPGPTQTGPQRTGPTQTGPTQTGPQRTGPTRTGPQRTGPTQTGPTQTGPQRTGPTQTGPQRTGPCWPGPTWTGPTQPGPTRTGPQRTGPTQTAPTQTGPQRTGPTWTGPTRIGPTRTGPTLQSNSGEPEPQRSSAAAQNFPNEPDAVSSVVDFLDDDLDSLFSSDPIWDDPADDDLLCEMCEDLENQVQTASPVSTKQTRGTSNQRPPLQPIHRTSDNRTHTPPAASGPVSGPVGPASGPGGPASQVKQPFRFTQTKTVSGSESSGQSAAPKPFTFKKPNNPVYTATSEGVGKCSAAEIQLKKQQAMARRRRRLRAAQNVRAPT